A single Tenacibaculum sp. 190524A02b DNA region contains:
- a CDS encoding exodeoxyribonuclease VII large subunit translates to MTVLSSEHTVESVIHLYKNNIRTSFDEKIVTLEGFYLRENKPQYRHGYYDKLCNEQKTHSITIIIKPNLRERLIPGQYYRFHGFVNRGNQQLKNGAIQLIYWVTKVIDHIDDYHFISKTEFNLVRKRFDKDSVDIQGHLLKIIRQGNQPNIHVILGSTSIVDEDYKDQLQQDHIFNITEERINFSNSSLIVNTLSSYEKSAIDLIVCMRGGGLGLDIFNDTNLAEKVVQFKLPFVTALGHKSDLTLVERMADRGFATPTAFGSFLNSIQQQYEQEIQELKSRDTSINNLNKKIQSLEESQQKLELRHENDKQQLEKLYSEQRLRDKNLIRKLIIAIILMAVFILLGIYLLAS, encoded by the coding sequence ATGACAGTTTTATCTTCTGAACATACAGTTGAATCTGTTATTCATTTATATAAGAATAATATCAGGACATCATTTGATGAAAAAATTGTAACACTTGAGGGATTTTATTTAAGAGAAAACAAACCACAATATAGACATGGTTATTACGATAAACTATGTAATGAGCAGAAAACTCATAGTATAACAATAATCATAAAACCTAATCTCCGTGAACGTTTAATACCTGGACAATATTACCGTTTTCATGGTTTTGTAAACCGTGGAAACCAACAATTAAAAAATGGAGCTATTCAATTAATATATTGGGTTACAAAAGTTATTGACCACATTGATGATTACCATTTTATTTCCAAAACAGAATTCAATCTTGTTCGCAAGCGATTTGATAAAGATTCAGTAGATATTCAAGGCCATTTATTAAAAATTATCAGACAAGGAAATCAACCTAATATCCATGTAATTCTTGGCTCAACTTCAATCGTAGACGAAGATTACAAAGACCAGTTACAACAAGACCATATTTTTAACATAACTGAAGAACGAATTAATTTTAGTAATAGCTCATTGATAGTAAATACCCTTTCTTCATATGAAAAGTCAGCCATTGATCTTATCGTATGTATGCGTGGTGGTGGATTGGGCTTAGATATATTTAATGATACTAATCTAGCTGAAAAAGTTGTTCAATTTAAATTGCCTTTTGTTACTGCTTTAGGTCATAAATCTGATTTGACATTAGTTGAGAGAATGGCTGACCGTGGATTTGCTACACCTACAGCTTTTGGCTCATTTCTCAACTCTATTCAACAACAATATGAACAAGAAATACAAGAGTTAAAAAGTAGAGATACAAGTATTAATAACCTGAATAAAAAGATTCAATCCCTTGAAGAATCACAACAAAAATTGGAATTAAGACATGAGAATGATAAACAGCAATTGGAAAAGCTATATTCAGAACAAAGGCTTCGAGACAAAAACCTTATCAGAAAATTAATAATAGCAATAATATTAATGGCTGTTTTTATTTTGCTAGGCATTTATTTACTTGCGAGTTAG
- a CDS encoding cysteine peptidase family C39 domain-containing protein, with product MNSFKTLEELNEYKKQSFEQVFGKVKIQRPESPFKKGTFEDLQFNARPHEVFNLDWSSYYSEDFGNRFLPYVKDFVTAKGKETYDGANLLKGIPKSERKLFLFDDHKYLIFLVNYTYPKGVLAEQRKNRALATEDEVLTFIELEKDDTIDIHFKFGRRFKEYLIEAIKQSGTSKSISSLEEKVYKTDVKKFKLFFKNGMVHDTMMRYILGILGVEKEAVAFSEYNALFTKKVISFVEDFTIAGKYKPYVFIEKSQRAVQLKTDPTVDGGTKIKPNVNEIYIWLVHKDSSFIKVQLGTNVAKDLKEREITQEAIEQIIINEIKAELETNVYSNKAIDRATHKGLGDALIQLWILDRKESSELNTEIFNTNPALFLALQAASFTMEKIESYKFKEYHWNPKLENYLPFIEGDTLFNAQVCGFVNGIIDQVKAIPEMLAFFSKILGSEKEKEAFIKGLKKIFEEGIVQVIIESATKEYKKAIQEGNVERLYYNLAHDVIQIVSLLIGIFQLAKGVASFVNFTKKGLRYIKRYGRKGIDDLKKLNKRQVEEIFDRLDSGSGGFYNYKKIISRNMIKQEEWMSCAAACLVKYADDFNIKISEKKARILAKTTESGTDGKDLFFAMRKVFEDVDIFAKTYFDDLDDLKNFNQMINDANGESFITNIGRYPNKHTIIVDKIKGKDVFIRDPWPLEVDEAFNNGLRGLELENVFNKSQNGVEAILDLQDFQRLWAEGGNIIFKIK from the coding sequence ATGAATTCATTCAAAACACTCGAAGAACTCAACGAGTATAAAAAGCAAAGTTTTGAGCAGGTTTTCGGAAAGGTAAAAATACAACGCCCCGAAAGCCCATTTAAAAAAGGAACTTTTGAAGATTTGCAATTCAATGCCCGTCCGCATGAAGTGTTTAATTTAGATTGGTCTAGTTATTACAGTGAAGATTTTGGCAATAGATTTCTTCCTTATGTCAAAGACTTTGTCACCGCCAAAGGAAAAGAAACTTATGACGGAGCTAATTTGTTAAAAGGTATTCCAAAATCAGAGAGAAAGCTCTTTCTTTTTGATGACCACAAGTACTTAATTTTCTTAGTTAATTATACCTATCCAAAAGGAGTTTTAGCGGAACAACGAAAGAACAGGGCTTTGGCTACAGAAGACGAAGTACTAACGTTTATTGAATTAGAAAAAGATGACACAATTGACATCCATTTTAAATTTGGAAGACGTTTTAAAGAGTATTTGATAGAAGCGATAAAACAAAGCGGAACAAGTAAATCCATTTCCTCTCTTGAAGAAAAAGTTTATAAAACCGATGTGAAAAAGTTTAAATTATTCTTTAAAAACGGGATGGTACACGATACCATGATGCGATATATACTTGGTATCTTGGGTGTAGAAAAAGAAGCCGTAGCATTCTCTGAGTACAATGCTTTATTTACTAAAAAGGTAATTTCTTTTGTAGAAGATTTTACCATTGCAGGAAAATATAAGCCCTATGTTTTTATCGAAAAATCACAAAGAGCAGTACAATTAAAAACAGATCCTACGGTTGACGGAGGGACGAAAATAAAACCAAATGTTAATGAAATTTATATTTGGTTAGTACATAAAGACAGCTCGTTTATAAAAGTTCAATTAGGAACTAATGTAGCCAAAGATTTAAAAGAAAGAGAAATAACTCAAGAGGCTATTGAACAGATTATTATTAATGAAATCAAAGCCGAGTTAGAAACTAATGTTTATAGTAATAAAGCTATTGATAGAGCCACACATAAAGGTCTTGGAGATGCATTAATACAGTTATGGATTTTAGATAGAAAAGAAAGTAGTGAACTAAATACAGAAATATTTAATACGAATCCTGCTTTATTTCTTGCTTTACAAGCAGCTAGTTTTACTATGGAAAAGATTGAGAGTTACAAGTTCAAGGAGTATCATTGGAATCCAAAGTTAGAAAACTATTTACCTTTTATTGAGGGAGACACGTTATTTAATGCTCAGGTTTGCGGTTTTGTAAATGGTATTATAGATCAGGTAAAAGCCATACCGGAAATGTTAGCTTTTTTCTCTAAAATACTAGGAAGTGAAAAGGAAAAAGAAGCGTTTATTAAAGGTTTAAAAAAAATATTTGAGGAGGGCATTGTTCAAGTAATTATAGAAAGTGCTACAAAAGAGTACAAAAAAGCAATACAAGAGGGGAATGTTGAAAGATTATATTATAATTTAGCTCATGATGTTATACAGATTGTATCTCTGTTAATTGGTATATTTCAATTAGCAAAAGGGGTAGCAAGTTTTGTTAATTTTACTAAGAAAGGTTTAAGGTACATTAAACGATATGGTAGAAAAGGAATTGATGATTTAAAAAAGCTTAACAAACGACAAGTAGAAGAAATTTTTGACAGACTTGATTCGGGTTCAGGAGGTTTTTATAATTATAAAAAAATCATATCAAGAAATATGATAAAGCAAGAAGAATGGATGTCTTGCGCTGCTGCATGTTTAGTAAAATATGCTGATGATTTTAATATTAAAATTTCTGAAAAGAAAGCTAGAATACTTGCAAAGACAACTGAATCTGGAACTGACGGCAAAGATTTATTCTTTGCTATGAGAAAAGTTTTTGAAGATGTAGATATTTTCGCTAAAACGTATTTTGATGATCTTGATGATTTAAAGAATTTTAATCAAATGATAAATGATGCAAACGGAGAAAGTTTTATAACCAACATAGGACGTTATCCTAATAAACATACTATAATTGTAGATAAAATAAAAGGGAAAGATGTGTTTATTAGAGACCCTTGGCCTCTAGAAGTAGATGAGGCTTTCAATAATGGATTAAGAGGTTTAGAACTGGAAAATGTTTTTAATAAGTCTCAAAATGGAGTTGAGGCAATTCTAGATTTACAAGATTTTCAAAGGTTATGGGCTGAGGGAGGTAATATTATATTTAAAATAAAATAA
- a CDS encoding LytTR family transcriptional regulator DNA-binding domain-containing protein gives MKQHNWFRTQPNQNDKLNQPNYIKVKCNNILYGTTCSVKNITKIVLDNGTEVFDKTSLGKLCESYPFLERIKKDVVINLNKIFQRQDYNVVWLNEETKFNVSRRYRDNLKQHL, from the coding sequence ATGAAACAACATAATTGGTTTAGGACTCAACCCAATCAAAATGATAAATTAAATCAACCTAATTACATCAAAGTAAAATGCAATAACATCCTCTATGGAACAACCTGTTCCGTTAAAAATATAACCAAAATTGTTCTTGATAATGGAACAGAAGTTTTTGATAAAACAAGTTTAGGTAAACTATGCGAATCATATCCCTTTTTAGAAAGAATTAAAAAAGATGTAGTTATTAATTTGAACAAGATTTTTCAAAGACAAGATTACAATGTTGTATGGTTGAATGAAGAAACAAAATTTAATGTATCTCGAAGATACAGAGATAATTTAAAACAACACCTGTAA
- a CDS encoding T9SS type A sorting domain-containing protein codes for MKTTIKYLIFLISITVNAQLEKQEKTCSYDNLNRLVKVVFNGKTEKKYVYDDLGNRIALNIKTLHIDTETLKNTITVYPNPTDSFLNVKLPESIIDNKTIIKLYDVNGRLIHNHQTTIKDNSANINVEELSSGVYLLHLVNGSTKYSKLFIKK; via the coding sequence ATGAAAACAACAATTAAATACCTAATATTCCTAATTAGCATCACTGTAAATGCTCAATTAGAAAAACAAGAAAAGACATGCAGTTATGACAACCTGAACCGTTTGGTAAAGGTTGTTTTTAATGGCAAAACAGAAAAAAAATATGTCTACGATGACCTCGGTAATCGAATAGCTTTAAACATAAAAACTCTACATATTGATACCGAAACTTTAAAAAATACCATTACCGTTTACCCTAATCCAACAGACAGTTTCTTAAATGTAAAACTACCTGAATCTATTATAGATAATAAAACCATTATCAAACTATATGATGTAAATGGTAGGTTAATACATAATCACCAAACAACAATCAAAGACAATTCTGCAAACATAAATGTTGAAGAGTTATCTAGTGGTGTATATCTATTACATCTTGTTAACGGTAGTACTAAATACTCTAAACTGTTTATAAAAAAATAG